One Heterodontus francisci isolate sHetFra1 chromosome 13, sHetFra1.hap1, whole genome shotgun sequence genomic window, ATTTCTGCTTTCTCCCTGGGTATCCTGAACTCATAGATAGGTGACACTATAattccaatataaaagcaaaatactgcggatgctggaaatctgaaataaaaacaagaaatgctggaaccactcagcaggtctggcagtatctgtggaaagagaagcagagttaacgtttcaggtcagtgacccttcttcggagttccgaaacgttaactctgcttctctttccacagatgctgccagacctgctgagtgattccagcatttcttgtttttattactataaTTCCAATGTTGGGTTTTGAGATTACaaaatacttcttcacacaaagaatgatcAACAGGAGATTTGGGTTACAgccgtggaggcaaaaacccttcaATCCTATAAGTGACAGCTGGATAGTGCAACGGGGTATTTTTAGATGAATCAAAAGACCTCCCTCATCCATGATTATCTTATGATCACTGTGAATTCTTTTAGATTGGATTCAGACTTGGGTAACAAGAAGAACAGGGctgcactgtttccaggtcctTTCCTAGCTTCCAGCAAGCTCCAGAAGATGCCTTTTGCACAACCTCATAAACTCGAGTATTCCAGATCCTTCCATCTTGAATGATTCAACACTTCCTTTGCTGCTTTAACTGTGTCTGTgacaggatggaagacaggagagattaaatgacaaaagggatggtgCAGGGTTAAAGGGCGTATGGTAATGGAACAAATAAAGAATCAAAGATGTGTCtataggaggtgtaaatgggaaaatgcAGGAtgatcaccaacagctgctgtctgaaaagatTGTGGGCAGTGATTACAATTTGAAATTTTTTGAAGTCaacgttgagtctggaaggctgtaaagttcctAATCAATATTCTATGTTCCTACGTCATCTTGAGCACCAAACCTAGCATGACCAATAAAACAGTCTTCAAGGGAAGGAATTTCCATTCAAAAAGTCAAGAGGTTTGAAAGGatttttttatttatagatacagcactgaaacaggcccttcggcccaccgagtctgtgctgaccaacaaccacccatttatattaatcctacattaatcccatattccctaccacatccccacccttctcctaccacctatcctgGTCCTAGTCCTGGTcctggtgctggtcctggtgctggtgctggtcctggtcctggtgctggtcctggtgctggtgctggtcctggtgctggtgctggtcctggtgctggtcctggtgctggtcctggttctggtgctggtgctggtgctggtgctggtcctggtgctggtcctggtgctggtcctggtcctggtgctggtcctggtcctggtgctggtgctggttctggtgctggtcctggtgctggtgctggtgctggtgctggtgctggtgctggtcctggtgctggtgctggtcctggtgctggtcctggtcctggtgctggtgctggttctggtgctggtcctggtgctggtgctggtgctggtgctggttctggtgctggtcctggtgctggtgctggtgctggtgctggtgctggtcctggtcctggtcctggtgctggtcctggttctggtgctggtcctggtgctggtgctggtgctggtgctggttctggtgctggtcctggtgctggtgctggtgctggtgctggtgctggtcctggtcctggtcctggtgctggtcctggtgctggtgctggtgctggtcctggtgctggtcctggtgctggtgctggtcctggtgctggtgctggttctggtgctggtcctggtgctggtgctggtgctggtgctggtgctggtcctggtgctggtgctggttctggtgctggtcctggtgctggttctggtgctggtgctggtgctggtcctggtgctggtgctggtcctggtgctggtcctggtgctggtgctggtgctggtcctggtcctggtcctggtgctggtcctggtgctggtgctggtgctggtcctggtgctggtcctggtgctggtgctggtcctggtgctggtgctggttctggtgctggtcctggtgctggtgctggtgctggtgctggtgctggtcctggtgctggtcctggtgctggtgctggtgctggtgctggtcctggtcctggtgctggtgctggtcctggtcctggtgctggtcctggtcctggtcctggtgctggtcctggtgctggtgctggtgctggtcctggtgctggtgctggtgctggtccTGGTCCTGGTGCTGGTCCTGGTCCTGGTTCTGGTTCTGGTGCTGGTCCTGGTCCTGGTCCTGGTTCTGGTTCTGGTGCTGGAGCCTCTGCTTCTTGTCTTCACTAATACAGGATTGCTGAGAATGGGGAAGGACAATTACTAAACTTGTCAGCTGTCCTTTACTCTTTGACCTGAAGACAATAACTTTCTGACCTTCCTCTCAGGTCCGAGTAGAGAGTAGGTTACATTACTTTATCCCTTTTCAAAAATGCTTGGTGTCACAAGGAACTGAAACCTTTTGGTGTGTGGTCCGAGAAAACAGCAAAACTGCAAATTCACACGAGTTTACTGAAGATTTGTATCTCGATACATTTATAGGCCACGGATTTGCAATTCAAATTCTAAATGGTAAAAAAAATTGTTTTGGGTTTATTTAAAAAATAGGTTTGCTAAATCTTATATTCATGGAACTGATTGCAAGCAGCAATTAATCCTAATATTTAGTAACTTACTTTAACATGCTTTAAAGTTAGCTCATAGTCATTTCTAACGCTACTGAATTTCACCATCTTGGATTTTAGGGACTTCATCAAGGTCTTCAGCTCTTCCTGAAAGAATAATTGTTGAAAAACTCAGTTTAATAACATTTCATAGCAAAAAAAATAAGTGGAAGAATTTATTTCGAGCATGTTAGCATAATAATGAAACAGGATGGTGACATGCATTACAATTAAAGCATCAGGGACTAGTATGTTGTACAGAGATTAACGAGACTAGACGTGTAGGTTATTTTCTCACCTGCCAACAGGATGCAGCTGCAAAATATATTAAGGTTCGCTGCTTCATGAGTTTCTGTTTGTGATGCTATAAGGACATTATAGGCTACAATATTTTGTCGCTGACATTACGAGAATACTCAACATGTCCGCAAACCATTTTTCTTTTATAATAAAGGTACTAGTGCTTTTAATATAAGGGGGTTAATACAGGCACAATAGTTTAAGAAGTGATGGCTAACTTTGGGTTTGAACTTCCATTCAATCAAATGCCAGCATAAAAAAATTAACTGAAGCTGACCAGCAGCTTTAACAATGCTGGTCCACTCCCCAAAGGCATAACAACATAGGAATGGTCTTGATGATAAATCTATGATGTGAAAGCAAGCATTCCCCTGTGTTTGTAAAATAAGCTGTAACTACAATAAGGAGATAAAAAGATAGGCCGGGATTTTAGAGCCCCCCCCCCCAGAGACAGGCACGGAGGCAGAgaggctgtaaaattgagtgggaggcgaggGGTGGGTGGTGACGTGCCCTTTGCCCACTTGCTCCTGCTTCTATTTCaccagcggtgggggagggggcaagaggCCTACCTGCCCTTAGACCAACTGAGGCCTTTAAGTTGCACTCGGCTGctgcagcacctgaggaggctgcccagtgatacctggtggcctccttgttccTTGTGGGCTatgactggggtggggggggtggggctcTGCCTCGTcgtgcaccctgtgccccatggaaggcacccccagcagcatgggccacACCTGCTAACACTATCCCCCCCGCCCTGCTGTCTgacccaccacctccctcaccaGGGCCTAGCTGATTGCCCACGGTGAGGCCTGACTCCCACTTGCCTCTTTGAAGCATGACATCCATGTTGCTCCTCATgttgagtgcagtcccagcagtggccattgctcccggtggcacttctgggactgaagagctgccagtcctcggattggccagcagctcttggaggagggaCTTACTGCCTCAGAGGGGAGGAGCCCTGATTacagtcaattaagggcctggaccatACAAAATAGAATGGTGGCTTCCAGGCACAGCAGGGGCAGGCTTGCCCCTGCACTTTCAGCTGGTGGTTGGGCCTAAAtactggggttccccaggggtcggtgttggaaCCCCTGCTtttctgatctatattaatgaactagacttgGGTGTGCGGGGCACAattacaaaacttggaaatattgtgaactgtgaggaggatagtgataaacattaagaggacatagacaggctgatggaatgggtggacaagtggcagatgaagtttaatgcagaaaagtgtaaaatgattcattttggtaggaagaatgaagagaggcaacatGAAAAAAAGGTACAAttgtaaagtgggtgcaggagcagagggacctgggtgtatatgtgtataagtcattgaaggtggcagaactggttgagagagcagttaataaagcatacaatatcctgggctttattaattggggcataaagtacaagagcaaggaagttatgctaaacttgtataaaacactggttcagcctcaactggagtattgtgaccagtctgggcaccacactttaggaaggatgttgaagcattagagagagtgcacaaaaaattcatgagaattattccagggatgaggaactttagttacatggatagattggagaagctggggctgttctccttggagaagaaaagattaagagaagatttgatagaagtgttcaaaatcatgaggggtctggacagagtagatagagagaaactgttcccattggcacaaggatccagaatcagaggacactgatttaaggtgattggcaaaagaagcaacagcgacaggaggaaaaacatttttacacagcgagtggttaggatctggaatgcactgtctgagagtgtggtggaggcaggttcagtgagtgtttaggatctggaatgctctgcctgagagtgtggtggaggcaggttcagtgtgtgtttaggatctggaatgcactgtctgagagtgtggtggaggcaggttcagtgtgtgtttaggatctggaatacactgtctgagagtgtggtggaggcaggttcagtgcgtgtttaggatctgaaatgctctgcctgagagtgtggtggaggcaggttcagtgagtgtttaggatctggaatgcactgtctgagagtgtggtggaggcaggttcagtgcgtgtttaggatctggaatgctctgcctgagagtgtggtggaggtaggttcagtgagtgtttaggatctggaatgcactgtctgagagtgtggtggaggcaggttcagtgtgtgtttaggatctggaatgctctgcctgagagtgtggtggaggtaggttcagtgagtgtttaggatctggaatgcactgtctgagagtgtggtggaggcaggttcagtgcgtgtttaggatctggaatgctctgcctgagagtgtggtggaggcaggttcagtgagtgtttaggatctagaatacactgtctgagagtgtggtggaggcaggttcagtgcgtgtttaggatctggaatgctctgcctgacagtgtggtggaggcacgttcagtgagtgtttaggatctggaatacactgtctgagagtgtggtggaggcaggttcagtgtgtgtttaggatctggaatacactgtctgagagtgtgggggaggcaggttcagtgcgtgtttaggatctggaatgctctgcctgagagtgtggtggaggcaggttcagtgagtgtttaggatctggaatacactgtctgagagtgtggtggaggcaggttcagtgagtgtttaggatctggaatacactgtctgagagtgtggtggaggcaggttcagtgagtgtttaggatctggaatgcactgtctgagagagtggtggaggcaggttcagtgagtgtttaggatctggaatgcactgtctgagagtgtggtggaggcaggttcagtgcgtgtttaggatctggaatgcactgtctgagagtatggtggaggcaggttcagtgagtgtttaggatctggaatacactgtctgagagtgtggtggaggcaggttcagtgtgtgtttaggatctggaatacactgtctgagagtgtggtggaggcaggttcagtgagtgtttaggatctggaatgctctgcctgagagtgtggtggaggcaggttcagtgagtgtttaggatcaggaatacactgtctgagagtgtggtggaggcaggttcagtgtgtgtttaggatctggaatacactgtctgagagtgtggtggaggcaggttcagtgagtgtttaggatctggaatgctctgcctgagagtgcggtggaggcaggttcagtgagtgtttaggatctggaatgcactgtctgagagtgtggtggaggcaggttcagtgagtgtttaggatctggaatacactgtctgagagtgtggtggaggcaggttcagtgagtgtttaggatctggaatgcactgtctgagagagtggtggaggcaggttcagtgagtgtttaggatctggaatgcactgtctgagagtgtggtggaggcaggttcagtgcatgtttaggatctggaatgcactgtctgagagtgtggtggaggcaggttcagtgagtgtttaggatctggaatacactgtctgagagtgtggtggaggcaggttcagtgtgtgtttaggatctggaatacactgtctgagagtgtggtggaggcaggttcagtgagtgtttaggatctggaatgctctgcctgagagtgtggtggaggcaggttcagtgagtgtttaggatcaggaatacactgtctgagagtgtggtggaggcaggttcagtgtgtgtttaggatctggaatacactgtctgagagtgtggtggaggcaggttcagtgagtgtttaggatctggaatgctctgcctgagagtgcggtggaggcaggttcagtgagtgtttaggatctggaatgcactgtctgagagtgtggtggaggcaggttcagtgagtgtttaggatctggaatgctctgcctgagagtgtggtggaggcaggttcagtgcgtgtttaggatctggaatgcactgtctgagagtgtggtggaggcaggttcagtgagtgtttaggatctggaatgcactgtctgagagtgtggtggaggcaggttcagtgtgtgtttaggatctggaatgcactgtctgagagtgtggtggaggcaggttcagtgagtgtttaggatctggaatacactgtctgagagtgtggtggaggcaggttcagtgagtgtttaggatctggaatacactgtctgagagtgtggtggaggcaggttcagtgagtgtttaggatctggaatgctctgcctgagagtgtggtggaggcaggttcagtgagtgtttaggatcaggaatacactgtctgagagtgtggtggaggcaggttcagtgagtgtttaggatctggaatgctctgcctgagagtgtggtggaggtaggttcagtgagtgtttaggatctggaatgcactgtctgagagtgcggtggaggcaggttcagtgagtgtttaggatctggaatgcactgtctgagagtgtggtggaggcaggttcagtgagtgtttaggatctggaatgctctgcctgagagtgcggtggaggcaggttcagtgagtgtttaggatctggaatgcactgtctgagagtgtggtggaggtaggttgagtgagtgtttaggatctggaatgcactgtctgagagtgtggtggaggcaggttcagtgagtgtttaggatctggaatgctctgcctgagagtgtggtggaggcaggttcagtgagtgtttaggatctggaatgctctgcctgagagtgcggtggaggcaggttcagtgagtgtttaggatctggaatgcactgtctgagagtgtggtggaggtaggttgagtgagtgtttaggatctggaatgcactgtctgagagtgtggtggaggcaggttcagtgagtgtttaggatctggaatgctctgcctgagagtgtggtggaggcaggttcagtgagtgtttaggatctggaatgcactgtctgagagtgtggtggaggcagcttcagtgagtgtttaggatctggaatgcactgtctgagagtgtggtggaggtaggttgagtgagtgtttaggatctggaatgcactgtctgagagtgtggtggaggcaggttcagtgagtgtttaggatctggaatgctctgcctgagagtgtggtggaggcaggttcagtgagtgtttagga contains:
- the LOC137376739 gene encoding alpha-protein kinase 1-like, coding for MEAGGKISWLEDELSCPICQDIFKDPVSPPCQHNFCCACLMRYWKQKGSCECPVCREIYSTNDLKWNRTLANIVESFLKEFTKDQEVRAAGHVCSQHKEVLKLFCQEDQEVMCVVCLHSRKHESHTCRPLEEAMKECKEELKTLMKSLKSKMVKFSSVRNDYELTLKHVKEGQKVIVFRSKSKGQLTSLVIVLPHSQQSCISEDKKQRLQHQNQNQDQDQDQHQNQNQDQDQHQDQDQHQHQHQDQHQHQHQDQHQDQDQDQHQDQDQHQHQDQDQHQHQHQHQDQHQDQHQHQHQHQHQDQHQNQHQHQDQHQHQDQHQDQHQHQHQDQHQDQDQDQHQHQHQDQHQDQHQHQDQHQHQHQNQHQDQHQNQHQHQDQHQHQHQHQHQDQHQNQHQHQDQHQHQDQHQDQHQHQHQDQHQDQDQDQHQHQHQHQHQDQHQNQHQHQHQHQDQHQNQDQHQDQDQDQHQHQHQHQHQDQHQNQHQHQHQHQDQHQNQHQHQDQDQHQDQHQHQDQHQHQHQHQHQHQDQHQNQHQHQDQDQHQDQDQHQDQHQDQHQHQHQHQNQDQHQDQHQDQHQHQDQHQHQDQHQDQDQHQHQDQHQDQD